TGAAATAAATTTGGCAATTTCTGGTTCCAAATTGAGTATGAGCATATGTTCCCGGATGATGGATACTCCGTAGTCTTATAATTTGAAAGCAATGTTCTTATGGGGAATCATATATCTTTTTCTGCAATAgaaaatgaatataaaattagACACAAGAAAACAACAAGTAACTTACACTTTTATTTGGCATTGATTGATTGTGGCTGGATTAATTaggtttttataaacactataGCATTGCACGTTATGTTTTTATGTAAAGATATATAATTCTGGATTTCTTGTTGGTTCATTTTGCTCATTGGAATATATTGTTGCTGTACAGTTTATGTAAAATCTATCAATTGCTTAATTCAATTGTCCTGCAGTCTAAGAAACGAGGTCTTTCATTGGAGGAGAAACGTGAAAGAATTCTTCAGATATTTTATGACTCGCAGGATTTCTTCCTTGTGAGTTTTCTGTACTTTTAAAGTCTTCAAGCAAACCGCATTtgctctttatattattattagtattattattatttttatgttggTTTGCTTGCTATACGAGAAAGATCTTTTTTCCCCTGTACGATGTGCAATATTCCCTTCATATAAATCAATAGATTGTCATAGATATAAAAGAAGTTGGATACTGCATATGACTTCATTTCGAGCTTTATAGTCTAAATAAGATCCTGCTGCCTAATCTCTGTCATCTTATGAGGAAAAGAGCCATTATTAACACCATGTCATCAAACTCATGcttgaaataaaaaatcatgTCTGGCATAGCACGCTCAGAGGTTTATAGGCAAAGTGTGGTATATGCAGTGGTAAAAGAAGGGAAACTCATGCCTGTTGATGTTCCGCATCACCTGTGATCTATGCTGAAGAAGGCATAGTTAACCATCTCATAAAGGATTAATTTAGGATGCATACCTTGTTTATCAACATTGGCAAGAGCCTTTGCCATTTGGGCCTTGAAAATGCATATACATGTTCAAAAAAGAACAACATTGGCAAGAGCCGAAAACTATAGAATTTCATATGGGATGAAGTAGCTTTCACATGCACCGTAACCCTATTTTCGCCCAGTTTAGTGGCCGGCAATGTGAATGAATCAAATATGCAATATAATTACAAGGCAAAGAATGTAAACACTAACACAGTTTGGTCAGACTGTTCTGAGCTAGATTACAATATATCCTCCCTGCTGTTTGCAAATGGTAAGATAGCTTACTGTAAGTGTAAGTTATTTCCCATCCATGATAACTTGATTAAATATCATGGGCAATAGGCTTTAAGTGCTTGTGCACTTTTTACTGGTAATATGCAGCTGACCTGTTCCTGTTCAGAACTGGTTTGCCATGTGAATGAATTAAATATGCATTACAAGGCAAAGAATGTAAACACAAACAATGTTTGATAACACTGTTCTAAGCTAGATTTAGTATATCTTCTCTTCTCTGTTGTTTGCAAATGGTATGATGGCTTAGTGTAAGTTATTATCCATCTAAAATAACTTGATTAAATATCATTGGCAATATTAGGTGCTTGTGCACTTTTTACTGGTAAAATGCAGCTGACCTTTACCTGATCATATCTGAATATTGGTCACCTTAATTATTGCAGAGAGTACTTTTTTATGGTTTAATTCCTGATGGCATTACATTGTTTGTTCCAATAAAGATTTCACGGGCATTTAACCCACAATGGCTTTGAAAGTTTTCATCTTTATGCTTTCCTTAATATCAAACTTCATGTGATGTTAAACCTTCTTCTTTGGTAAAATATGGATGTTATCAGGGTGTATTTGGTAAAGTGTTCAATTtgtatattttgtaaataatttCAGCTTAAGGAGCTTGAGAAGTTGGGCCCCAAGAAAGGTGTAATTAGCCAGTCTGTGAAAGATGTTGTCCAGAGTTTAGTTGATGATGATCTTGTTTCCAAAGACAAGATAGGAACTTCTGTGAGTAAACCATTTCCTGATGGACAGTAAAATTTGCTACTCTGTACTTGTAATTCAGAGAGTGAAGTAGTTGTGGTTGCATGTATGAAGTTAGCAACCGTCTATGCTGGTCTCTAGAAACCTAAGAGTgctgataaatttaaaaatttcaggtATACTTCTGGAGTCTTCCTAGTTGTGCTGGAAATCAGGTGAGGTTTTGATAACATGCCCTTTTTGAATTTCAATTCATGAAGTGCATTTAGTATTTGGTCTAAATCATTGGTTTCAGTTGAGGAATGTACACCGCAAACTTGAATCTGATCTGCAAAGCAGAAAGAAGCGGCATGCAGAACTTGTTGATCAGTGTGATGCATTAAAGAAGGGACGTGAGGAATCTGTAAGTATATAAATTTCCTGTCCTTATTGTGATTTTGTTGCACTTGCTAGAATGAGCAGTTGAGGCTACTCATGTCTTACCATAAGTGTTTACTAGGAAGAACGGGAAGATGCATTAGCTGTGCTAAAGGCTATTGAACTGAAGCATAATGAACTGAAGGTAAATCCTGGATCATTTATTATGTATCAAGTGTTATGTACGTGTTATTCAAGTTTCTAACAGTTTAACTTATCAGGAGGAGATGGATCAATATGCAGATAATGATCCTGCTGCCTTCGAAGCAATGAGTTAAGAGATTTTTGTCTTGATTGTGATGTTTAGACTTGCATGTCCTGCTAAATTGCCTTTTTATTCTGAGTAGACTAGGAGGGCATTAATAATCCTAGATGAATGTCACTAAGTACGAGATATATCAATGGTTTAATTTCACTGTTGCAGAGAAGGCTACTGGAGTCGCCCATGCAGCAGCAAACAGATGGACAGGTTTTGCTTTTTATGCATTTTACatgtttctgttttttttttttttttttttggtattttCTTTGGTTTGTTTCGCTAAACTTTTGTTCTCTACTTGATTTTTATACATCTTAATTAATATGGCAAAAACTCCACAGACAACATCTTTACATTGCGACAATGGTGTTCAAACAACTTCCCCGAGGCTAAGGAGCAGCTTGAGAACATGTACAAGGAGGTTAGCagtgaatttctttttctctatTGCCCATATTAGTAAAATGTGAATCACAAGTTGATCCTTAGACCAATCCACAACTTCTATTCACGCCATCTCATCATCAAAGTTGTAGATATTCCTCACATTTCTGCAGTCAAGTAAATTATGAAACTGAGTTCACGCCAAATAATGGAGGCTTGTGTGTTCAAGCTCATATTGGAACTCATTTGTCTAATTTAAGAGCCACGTTCTACTTGGCTCCATAACAGAGTCAATAGATTGTGAATGTTGGGTTATGAGTGTATCGATAATGTTTATGTACAATTGTTATTTCCCAATAAAAATCTGTACTTTCCGTAAGTACTCCCCCCTTTGTGTTAGACTAGATTGAAAATCCTTGTGTTTTTAAAAAGGTGCACAGGCATGTTCACACGCAGGCACGTGTTTTTACAATTTTTGCCCTTGCATTTAAATCTTGCTTTTCAAATCTATCTGCAGATAGGAATAACAGATGATTTTGACTATCTGGAGCCTTTACAAATTGTTCCAGTTGGCTCAGTTGGTGATCAGGTACAGGAAGGCAACTCTTAGGTGATACAGTTTGGCATATTTCCTGTCAGATATACAGATCCATAAATTGTGGTGGAAATCCAATATCGGCTCCATTACTGATGCCACTCGCTGATTTAGCTTGTAGACTTGCAGCAAGGTACCCTCTTTTTAGAATTATTTGCCCCATAGTCACCTACGAATGGTCTGTTACCTTTTCTTTGCTTCCGTATTGATTTGTTTTGAGTTCATTTCATCTGTTGACAATTGGCTTCATGTGATATTGTTATATAATATGGGTTTCACATGTAGAGGACAATCAATTCCATTTGTTGAGATTATAGGTTTCATTCGCTTGTACAATCGATTATGACTCCATGTCCAAGGAATAATCACATTTGATATGTGCTGCTAATTTCTCGCATTGCCTCTACACAGCACTAAGTCCCTGGAATGGCAATTTCCAAATAGATGAAGCCTTTCGCCCCTCTACAGCTCTGCTTTGTTATTTTTGTATAATGCATGCAATTTGAGATTATGATTTCATATTCACCTTCTAGTTTGTGGTTTGATATATGATTCTGTCCAagtattttcttaaaattttggtGCTGAGAAAGCCTTCTCAATGATTTGGAATGGATGAAAAATAGTGGAAGTCCAAAACTAAttcagttcagttcgatttgattatgAAAATATTAGTAGTCAATTTTCGATTTCTTTGGACCAATCAATTACATATAGCTTAACTTTAATGATACCATGTCATCAAATGGCATGAGCTGTTCTATTGAAATATAACACAAATTAATTGACATTCAGAATTTTtccttaataattaaatattcacGGGATGTAATCTGCAGATGACTTTTATAATGTCAATCAAAGTGACAGATGACACGTTAAATGACTTTTCAAGTAAAATGGAAAAACATTTTGACCTTTTAGTGGCGAAGTTCTGTGTTCTCTTTCCTGGTTTTATGTATAATATGGTAATATCAACCCAGAAATTAGTTGGCAAACACCACAATTAAAAATACCACCTCCCCAACCCAATTGTAAACATCCAACAGCACATGCATTTCTTAGAATTTGTGGATTTCGGTAACACCATTATAGTTAAAATTGGAAATATCGCAAGCAAAAGTTAAAATCAAGTGTTcgcgtgagagagagagagaacttCAAAACATAGATACACGTTACAAGGGCAGTTTCTTTAGTTTACGCCGTCTTTATATACATTTCTGTTCAGACCATTCAATGCACACATGATGCCTGAAAGGAGTTGCATGAACTCCATAATACAATATGACCAATCTTTAAATAAGCTCTTCAGCAATTTAGTAAACAATACCTGCAATCATCCAACCGACAAAATCAACTTCATAGCACATAAATCAAGCACAGCGATTTGGGTACAAGCATAACATTATTGTGATTTAGTTACAAGAAACCACATTGGAATTTGAGCCAATAGGAAAATCCATCACTtgaatcttttttctttttctttttttcccccTCTTGGTACCAAGCCACAAACTAGTGGCCAGCTTTTCAAATGCATCAGTATATGAAAAGACAGTTGAATTACAAAgtcaaacaaaaaaagaaaattgaaaaccTGCTCAAAGTGCCATCTCAGCCTGTAAGGCAGCAAGTTCATCTTCCTCAGCTGTGCGCCTTTGAGGAACAGGGCGAGCTGGTTGCCTTCCTGCTGGAACCTGCACTGGTGCTGCTGGAGCTGTAGTTGCAGGCTGAAGAAGTTGTTCCTCCAATTCAGCACCTTCTAATTCTTCAAGTTCTGCCTCCAATTCATCCTGAAAGGTTaaacaatatttttaaatgCTTCCCCAAATATATATTCTGCAAAAATTAAAGCTCATCTTCTGCAATAATTCTCCACTTGAGAAATTTAAAATGTTCTAAGTATGACTTACCTCATCAAAATCAGCTGCAGCGCCAATGGGAGTCGACAGTGCCTCTTGAATTTGTTTCATATTTTCTGTCTGTTCATTAATCTCATCCATAGTCTTGTCCACATCATCAATATTTCTATAAAAAGATCAACCATTTTAACAGTGATTATTACTTGCTAAACCACCAGAACTACACAAAACCAGAGTTCATGTTGCCCCTATACTTCCACTCCTTTAATACTATCAAGTGAAATGAGCAATTATAAATATTGTTTTCATGTCGACAATCATTCAGAAAGAAACACAAGTGAGATGTGTCAATTAGATATTGCCAGGATAAACAAGGCCTCTTAAGCACAGCAACAAGGAAAATGAAGATATTACAACTAACACGATATGTAAAACCGAAAGTGAAGATTCTAATGAGATGCTGAATTAAATAAGTTGATACATACGTTGCCTTCTGCATTGCCTTCATTGCAGCTGCTCCAGTTCTCAATGCATCTACAGTTTCTGTAGTGGCTTTCGCCCCTTCTAACATTATCATCTACAACATTGATATATGTTGTCCATGAGTTTAACTTTCATCGACTTagcaaaaaatataaatgtattGATTATGACAGTTTGAAACAAATAGCAAAATATACAAAACCTCACCTGATCATGAATGCGAAGTTGGAAATTTCCAAGCTGTTCTATTTGTTGTTCATATAGCCTCTTCCTCTTCAAGCATTGAATAGCCGCTGCATGATAATTGTATCAATCAGAACTCAAGCAGTAATAACCTAAATTTTAATAGCATTCACATCTTCACCAGATTTCAGTTTACCATATTTACTTGCATAATGAAGTTATCATATACGTCTTTTGGACTATGGTATGATATCAAATAATGGATGTATGATTGAATTGGTCAGGTTCAAAAATTTCACTAGATTTTTCTCAGTAATTTAAAGAGCTAAAAGTGTCTCTCTCATGTCCAAGTATCATCATTTAACAAGTGTAATCTGAAGCAGAAAGAATAGGCAAAGTACCCATTGTTGTCTTAAGAAACCAGTTCCATTGTTTTCAGTTTTCACCCAACATCAAGGGACTTTATAACATTCACGTAGCCAGCATCAAACACAACTGCATCAAGATGAATTTTATAAAGGGATATTTCTCTTTAGTCTCAAAGAGAGAGAgggaagggggggggggggggagagagCAAGAGAGGGAGTGCTGTAAATGATTGTTGTGAAAAACATCCTCTACTTAAGACATAATGGAGATATGAAATCGGAACACAAGAGGTGAAATTCCAAGCATGATGTGTCTGTTATGAAAGGAAAGAGGAACAAAATACATCTACCCGAAATTACCTTACTTTATTGAAAATACATATTCTACTGGATAACCAAACATGTAAATAACACTATGAAGAAAGTTTT
The genomic region above belongs to Manihot esculenta cultivar AM560-2 chromosome 3, M.esculenta_v8, whole genome shotgun sequence and contains:
- the LOC110612162 gene encoding meiotic nuclear division protein 1 homolog; the protein is MSKKRGLSLEEKRERILQIFYDSQDFFLLKELEKLGPKKGVISQSVKDVVQSLVDDDLVSKDKIGTSVYFWSLPSCAGNQLRNVHRKLESDLQSRKKRHAELVDQCDALKKGREESEEREDALAVLKAIELKHNELKEEMDQYADNDPAAFEAMKKATGVAHAAANRWTDNIFTLRQWCSNNFPEAKEQLENMYKEIGITDDFDYLEPLQIVPVGSVGDQVQEGNS
- the LOC110611011 gene encoding vacuolar protein sorting-associated protein 32 homolog 2 isoform X1 — encoded protein: MFNRLFGKPKQETNALTTLDKLNETLEMLEKKEKVLVKKAAAEVEKAREFTRARNKRAAIQCLKRKRLYEQQIEQLGNFQLRIHDQMIMLEGAKATTETVDALRTGAAAMKAMQKATNIDDVDKTMDEINEQTENMKQIQEALSTPIGAAADFDEDELEAELEELEGAELEEQLLQPATTAPAAPVQVPAGRQPARPVPQRRTAEEDELAALQAEMAL
- the LOC110611011 gene encoding vacuolar protein sorting-associated protein 32 homolog 2 isoform X2; protein product: MLEKKEKVLVKKAAAEVEKAREFTRARNKRAAIQCLKRKRLYEQQIEQLGNFQLRIHDQMIMLEGAKATTETVDALRTGAAAMKAMQKATNIDDVDKTMDEINEQTENMKQIQEALSTPIGAAADFDEDELEAELEELEGAELEEQLLQPATTAPAAPVQVPAGRQPARPVPQRRTAEEDELAALQAEMAL